The following are encoded in a window of Brevibacillus sp. DP1.3A genomic DNA:
- the racE gene encoding glutamate racemase, with product MSRERAIAVIDSGVGGLTVAKEVMRQLPEERIVYVGDNARCPYGSKSPEEIRTYSFQMIDYVMRTPLKALVIACNTATAVVLEEAMEDLPLPVIGVIEPGARAAVQVTKNGRVGVIGTETTIRTKAYERALLRIQPDLYVAGMACPAFVPLVESHMANSEEARRVVKETLAPFLHEDLDTLILGCTHYPLLAPVISEVMGDRVRLINSAEETARELSLQIATDAESKQIERPEHLFVTSGDAHKFRTIAEEWLDCKVNVQHNSLEKSVQP from the coding sequence ATGAGTAGAGAACGAGCGATTGCCGTTATTGATTCAGGAGTGGGAGGATTAACTGTTGCGAAGGAAGTCATGCGTCAGCTACCCGAAGAACGGATTGTTTATGTAGGCGATAATGCCCGTTGTCCGTATGGCTCCAAATCGCCGGAAGAGATTCGTACCTACAGCTTTCAAATGATCGATTATGTGATGCGTACACCGTTAAAAGCATTGGTGATCGCCTGTAATACTGCGACTGCCGTCGTGCTGGAGGAAGCGATGGAGGATTTGCCGCTGCCCGTCATTGGGGTGATTGAACCAGGCGCACGCGCGGCTGTTCAAGTGACGAAAAACGGAAGGGTCGGTGTCATCGGGACGGAAACGACCATACGTACCAAGGCGTATGAGCGTGCGCTTTTACGGATTCAACCGGATTTGTACGTCGCAGGCATGGCTTGTCCCGCATTTGTGCCACTGGTGGAGAGCCACATGGCGAACTCGGAGGAAGCAAGAAGAGTCGTAAAAGAAACGCTCGCCCCGTTCTTGCACGAAGATTTGGACACGTTAATTTTGGGCTGTACACACTATCCGTTGCTAGCACCAGTCATTTCGGAAGTGATGGGAGATCGAGTACGCTTGATTAACTCCGCAGAAGAGACAGCGCGAGAATTGTCCCTGCAAATTGCGACGGACGCCGAAAGTAAGCAAATAGAGCGCCCGGAACATCTGTTTGTGACGAGTGGGGACGCCCACAAATTCCGGACCATTGCAGAAGAATGGCTGGATTGCAAAGTAAACGTCCAGCACAACTCATTGGAAAAATCCGTCCAGCCCTGA
- a CDS encoding superoxide dismutase has translation MVEEAKNLLDWSQWGRQWIEHLRRHKTLNRELERHLHKFEESFTVIGRQASKLGSTQESDELPALVTRAEQVQEQFHHFLRLAQLSEDEHLEAEVREPVQESINAQPALAEEVQVPVVPEPVSYPGVREPVRAARPVAVGRHTLPPLPYAYNALEPYIDEATMQIHHNKLHQKYVDDLNTAERKLAEARESGNFDLIRHWERELAFNGAGHYLHTIFWPSMSPNGGGTPSGDLAAAINRYFGSYDAFKRQFSQAAEKVEGPGWAILVWSPRAHHLEILTAEKHQNLSQWDVIPLLALDVWEHAYFLAYQNQRDKYVENWWNIVNWPYVEERFEKARKLRWEPY, from the coding sequence TTGGTAGAAGAAGCCAAGAATTTACTGGACTGGAGCCAATGGGGCCGACAATGGATCGAGCATTTGCGTAGACATAAGACCCTCAACCGAGAACTCGAACGGCATCTGCACAAATTCGAAGAATCATTTACAGTGATCGGAAGGCAAGCATCGAAGCTTGGTTCCACACAAGAAAGCGACGAGCTCCCTGCTCTCGTCACTCGGGCAGAACAGGTGCAGGAGCAATTCCATCACTTTTTACGACTAGCTCAGTTGAGTGAAGATGAGCATTTGGAAGCAGAGGTGCGGGAACCTGTTCAGGAATCAATAAATGCACAGCCAGCGCTGGCGGAAGAAGTACAAGTGCCTGTAGTGCCAGAACCCGTTTCCTATCCCGGTGTGCGCGAGCCAGTCCGTGCGGCACGCCCCGTGGCTGTCGGCCGACATACCCTCCCTCCGCTCCCTTATGCCTACAACGCTTTGGAGCCGTACATCGATGAAGCTACCATGCAAATCCATCACAACAAACTGCATCAAAAGTATGTAGACGATCTTAATACAGCAGAACGGAAGCTAGCAGAGGCTCGAGAAAGTGGCAACTTCGATCTCATACGCCATTGGGAACGCGAGCTAGCCTTTAATGGGGCCGGTCATTACTTGCACACTATCTTTTGGCCATCCATGAGTCCAAATGGAGGTGGCACTCCCTCTGGTGATCTTGCAGCGGCAATCAATCGGTATTTCGGTTCGTATGACGCCTTTAAGAGACAATTTAGTCAGGCGGCAGAAAAGGTAGAAGGTCCTGGGTGGGCGATCCTCGTTTGGTCCCCGCGAGCACATCATCTGGAGATTCTTACAGCCGAAAAGCACCAGAACCTGTCACAATGGGATGTGATTCCGCTACTGGCTCTGGACGTATGGGAGCATGCCTATTTCCTGGCGTATCAAAACCAGCGAGACAAGTATGTAGAGAACTGGTGGAATATCGTCAACTGGCCATATGTGGAAGAGCGATTCGAAAAAGCACGAAAACTGCGCTGGGAGCCATATTGA
- a CDS encoding acetyltransferase, whose protein sequence is MNTKTVVYEASYCDQLVDIWYRAVCRTHHFLTKEDIEFYKNMVKNEALSAVEVWMELNEKKEPVGFIGLDGTKIEMLFVDPEYHGKGIGSRLLEHAERKYGPHLKVDVNEQNEGAHAFYKRYGFVQTGRSELDGSGRPFPLLHLDLQR, encoded by the coding sequence ATGAATACCAAAACTGTTGTTTATGAAGCCAGCTATTGTGATCAATTGGTAGATATTTGGTATCGTGCTGTTTGCCGTACTCACCATTTTTTGACGAAAGAAGATATTGAGTTTTATAAAAACATGGTAAAAAATGAAGCTCTATCTGCTGTTGAAGTATGGATGGAACTAAACGAAAAGAAAGAACCCGTAGGCTTTATTGGACTTGATGGAACAAAAATCGAAATGCTATTCGTTGATCCAGAATACCACGGAAAAGGGATTGGCAGCAGATTACTCGAACATGCGGAACGCAAGTATGGCCCTCATTTGAAAGTAGATGTCAACGAACAAAACGAAGGGGCCCACGCTTTCTACAAACGGTATGGGTTTGTGCAAACAGGAAGATCTGAACTGGATGGTTCGGGAAGGCCGTTTCCTTTGCTTCATTTAGATTTACAACGTTAA
- a CDS encoding ABC transporter ATP-binding protein codes for MTRSYFAKTVRLIWAHGKLWLICSIALRIILAFSPLASIWIMKEMVNEVTAIALDQTDDYQPLLWLLAGLFCVTLVTNALETVLRILDAHTEQRLEYHLEHMVAKKAASVPLSYFDDPEFYNHHHRIRAEAMGERFLDPVGRVLDLGKNLITLISYAVFLLSIHWGLAVMSLLAVIPLLIVQIKFGMSEYYLARLQTPEIREASYISSILNERDSSKEVRLFQLKDFLLGRWSRLYLKNMKEVLRLLHRREKALILSGIFTSSMYIGCLGLVVSLLRASALKVGDFVAIAQAVQNTQQLLSLMTFNLAHIVNRCLYIADLFDFLEYEDKTIPKLAGKAEFPTKLQSGITFDRVSFCYPKMERNVINEVSFTIKPGERIAIVGDNGSGKTTLVKCLMGLYPIHSGNILFDNQSIHELDISDLQRHITVIFQDFIRYNFTAGENITIGRVTQEVNPAQMRQVAVETGADTFIRKLPSGYDTILGRTLQDGEDLSGGQWQKVALARAIYRRGEIFILDEPTAALDPQAELEVFQQFDALTQNKTAIFISHRMAAARMADRIFVMKQGQLIEVGHHDELMDANGEYSRMYRMQAKWFA; via the coding sequence ATGACTCGCTCCTATTTTGCAAAAACAGTTCGATTGATTTGGGCACATGGCAAGCTATGGCTCATTTGTTCCATCGCTCTTAGAATCATCCTGGCATTTTCCCCGTTGGCATCAATCTGGATCATGAAAGAAATGGTGAACGAGGTTACAGCCATTGCGCTGGATCAGACAGATGATTACCAGCCATTGCTTTGGCTGCTTGCGGGATTGTTTTGCGTGACGCTGGTGACGAATGCGTTGGAAACGGTCTTGCGTATTCTCGATGCCCATACGGAGCAACGACTGGAATATCACTTGGAGCATATGGTAGCAAAGAAAGCAGCATCTGTTCCGCTCTCTTATTTCGATGATCCGGAATTTTACAATCATCATCACCGCATTCGGGCAGAGGCAATGGGGGAACGCTTTCTGGACCCTGTGGGAAGGGTATTGGATCTTGGTAAAAATCTGATTACTCTGATTTCGTATGCGGTGTTTTTGCTTAGCATTCACTGGGGATTAGCTGTGATGAGCTTGCTGGCTGTGATTCCGCTGTTAATTGTCCAAATCAAATTTGGTATGTCGGAATACTATCTCGCAAGGCTACAGACGCCGGAAATTCGAGAAGCCTCCTACATCAGCTCGATCCTGAATGAGCGCGACAGCTCCAAAGAAGTCCGACTGTTTCAGCTCAAGGACTTTTTGCTAGGTAGATGGTCTCGCCTGTATTTGAAAAATATGAAAGAGGTACTTCGTCTGCTCCACCGCAGGGAAAAAGCACTGATTCTCTCAGGGATTTTTACCTCCTCAATGTATATTGGCTGCTTGGGACTGGTCGTATCGCTGCTTCGTGCGAGCGCCCTGAAGGTAGGGGATTTTGTAGCGATTGCACAAGCGGTACAGAATACACAGCAGCTACTTTCGCTCATGACCTTTAACCTCGCACATATCGTCAACAGATGCTTGTACATCGCTGATCTGTTTGACTTTCTGGAATATGAGGATAAAACGATTCCGAAGCTCGCTGGCAAAGCTGAGTTTCCCACCAAGCTGCAATCTGGTATTACGTTTGATCGGGTTTCGTTTTGCTATCCCAAAATGGAGCGCAATGTGATCAATGAAGTTTCCTTTACGATCAAGCCTGGGGAGCGTATTGCGATTGTCGGCGATAATGGCTCTGGGAAAACGACGCTCGTCAAATGCTTGATGGGGCTTTATCCGATCCATTCGGGGAATATTCTGTTCGACAATCAGTCGATTCATGAGCTCGATATTTCCGACCTGCAACGACATATCACGGTCATTTTCCAAGACTTCATTCGGTACAATTTCACTGCTGGAGAGAACATCACCATTGGGAGAGTGACGCAGGAAGTCAATCCCGCCCAGATGAGGCAAGTAGCGGTTGAAACCGGTGCAGATACCTTTATTCGCAAACTCCCCAGTGGATACGATACGATATTGGGTCGAACGCTACAGGATGGCGAAGACCTGTCAGGCGGACAGTGGCAGAAGGTCGCGTTGGCGCGGGCTATATACAGAAGAGGAGAGATTTTTATTCTGGACGAGCCTACGGCGGCACTTGATCCGCAAGCAGAGCTGGAAGTATTTCAGCAGTTTGATGCCCTCACACAGAACAAGACGGCGATTTTTATTTCCCATCGGATGGCTGCAGCACGAATGGCGGATCGGATTTTTGTCATGAAGCAAGGTCAGCTGATCGAAGTAGGGCATCATGATGAGCTAATGGATGCAAACGGAGAATATTCGCGCATGTACCGCATGCAGGCGAAATGGTTTGCGTAA
- a CDS encoding XTP/dITP diphosphatase → MPNRKKVVLATRNQGKVKEFNRLFAEAGWEGISLAEFDGVPEVVEDKDTFEGNALKKAIEISTYLNMPALGDDSGLEVDALEGRPGVYSARFAGEDATDEQNWRKLLKELEEVSTQERTARFRCTLALVIPGEEPIIATGACEGVIAREPKGTNGFGYDPVFHIPSMDKMMAELMPEEKNQISHRARAMQQLLEIIK, encoded by the coding sequence ATGCCTAATCGAAAAAAAGTCGTTCTTGCAACACGTAACCAGGGAAAAGTGAAAGAATTCAACAGGCTGTTCGCAGAGGCAGGCTGGGAAGGAATTAGCCTCGCTGAATTTGATGGTGTGCCTGAGGTAGTAGAAGACAAGGACACCTTCGAAGGAAACGCGTTGAAAAAAGCAATCGAAATCTCTACATATTTGAACATGCCAGCCCTCGGTGACGATTCAGGGCTGGAAGTAGATGCGCTGGAAGGACGCCCTGGTGTTTACTCCGCACGCTTTGCCGGGGAAGATGCAACAGACGAGCAGAATTGGCGTAAATTGTTGAAAGAGCTGGAAGAAGTGTCGACACAGGAACGCACTGCTCGCTTCCGTTGTACGTTGGCGTTGGTGATTCCAGGCGAAGAGCCAATCATTGCCACTGGCGCATGTGAGGGTGTGATCGCGCGTGAGCCAAAAGGGACAAACGGCTTTGGATACGATCCGGTATTTCACATCCCTTCGATGGACAAAATGATGGCCGAACTCATGCCAGAAGAAAAGAACCAGATCAGCCACCGTGCTCGTGCCATGCAGCAACTGCTTGAAATCATCAAGTAG
- the rph gene encoding ribonuclease PH — MRVDGRAHDQLRPVTITRNYIKHAEGSCLIEVGDTKVICTATLEDRVPPFMRGGGKGWITAEYSMLPRATATRNARESSKGKVGGRTMEIQRLIGRALRSVVNLEAMGERTIWLDCDVIQADGGTRTASITGAFVAMVDAMQKLVDGGTWKQLPLNDFLAATSVGVVGEEAVLDLNYKEDSTAIVDMNVVMTGKGKFVELQGTGEDAPFSPEQLQEMIALAKVGIDNLINSQKEALADVSLSFAQSVAEESHA; from the coding sequence ATGAGAGTGGATGGCCGTGCCCATGATCAATTGCGCCCTGTAACCATTACGCGCAATTACATTAAACACGCAGAAGGATCGTGCCTGATTGAAGTCGGAGACACAAAGGTGATTTGTACGGCGACTTTGGAGGACCGGGTACCGCCTTTTATGCGTGGTGGCGGGAAGGGCTGGATCACAGCCGAGTATTCCATGCTTCCCCGAGCAACAGCGACCCGCAACGCGCGTGAGTCGTCCAAAGGAAAAGTCGGTGGACGTACAATGGAGATTCAGCGTCTGATCGGACGTGCTCTGCGCTCCGTCGTGAACCTTGAAGCAATGGGTGAACGCACCATTTGGCTCGATTGCGATGTCATCCAGGCAGACGGAGGTACACGGACAGCTTCGATTACCGGAGCCTTCGTGGCAATGGTAGACGCGATGCAAAAGCTGGTGGATGGTGGCACATGGAAACAACTGCCGCTCAACGACTTCCTGGCAGCGACCTCAGTAGGGGTAGTTGGCGAGGAAGCAGTGCTCGATCTCAACTACAAAGAAGATTCTACAGCGATTGTCGACATGAATGTCGTCATGACAGGAAAAGGAAAGTTTGTCGAGCTGCAAGGAACAGGGGAGGATGCACCGTTTTCTCCTGAACAGCTACAAGAAATGATTGCCCTTGCAAAAGTCGGCATTGACAACTTGATTAACAGTCAAAAAGAGGCGCTCGCTGATGTTTCGCTCTCTTTTGCACAATCAGTAGCGGAGGAAAGTCATGCCTAA
- a CDS encoding sigma-70 family RNA polymerase sigma factor yields the protein MNQTELAQRAISGDEDSFTLLIQESREKIYRMAFTYVRNKEDALEIVQETVYRAFISVHKLKQPQYFQTWLTKIAVNCALDHIRKAKKVVYMDKEHEGRYEQKPREDVIDLHDALGQLDEKSRTVIMLRYFEDMTIKDIADVLDIPLSSVKSIIYRGLEKLKVNIGERESLG from the coding sequence GTGAATCAAACTGAACTGGCGCAAAGAGCCATTTCCGGTGATGAAGACAGCTTTACGCTTCTGATCCAAGAGAGTAGAGAAAAAATATATCGCATGGCTTTTACTTATGTACGAAACAAGGAAGACGCCCTGGAAATTGTGCAGGAGACTGTCTATCGCGCCTTTATCTCCGTACACAAATTAAAGCAGCCGCAATATTTTCAAACGTGGCTGACAAAAATCGCCGTCAACTGCGCCTTGGATCACATACGCAAAGCAAAAAAAGTCGTTTATATGGATAAAGAGCATGAAGGCCGCTATGAGCAGAAACCGCGGGAAGATGTCATCGACTTGCATGATGCCTTGGGCCAACTCGATGAAAAATCTCGAACGGTCATTATGCTGAGATATTTCGAAGACATGACCATCAAGGACATTGCCGATGTGCTAGACATACCCCTCAGTTCCGTAAAGTCGATCATTTACCGCGGACTGGAGAAATTGAAAGTGAACATTGGGGAGCGTGAATCTCTTGGATAA
- a CDS encoding Gmad2 immunoglobulin-like domain-containing protein: protein MNKKTITVFAASILTCSVFAGALGTTWANQAAPPVTTQQETKANVAAKQTMFRNIKLAEPALLYTLQGEASVFEGTYQYAVKQGKHVLAKGFVTASKGGPEWGTFAQTIKIPTSEMIGNEPLLLEMFEINQENGSIINKLSIPLDSSDNVKNTNVFRNLKLATPSVVYTVFGEASVFEGTYQYAVKQGEQIVDKGFGTASKGGPEWGEFSQEIVIPLSNLSKNKPSTLELFEIDQESGEMKNKMVLPLK from the coding sequence ATGAATAAAAAAACGATCACTGTATTTGCTGCTTCTATTTTGACTTGCTCTGTTTTTGCTGGAGCTCTCGGCACTACTTGGGCTAACCAAGCTGCTCCCCCAGTAACCACGCAGCAAGAAACAAAAGCAAACGTAGCTGCCAAGCAAACTATGTTCCGGAATATCAAACTAGCGGAGCCTGCTCTACTGTACACCTTACAAGGGGAAGCCAGTGTTTTTGAAGGAACGTACCAATACGCAGTCAAGCAAGGGAAGCACGTCTTGGCAAAAGGGTTCGTCACAGCTTCAAAAGGTGGCCCGGAATGGGGAACTTTTGCGCAAACGATTAAGATTCCAACAAGTGAGATGATCGGAAACGAGCCATTGCTGCTCGAGATGTTTGAAATCAACCAAGAGAACGGCTCGATCATCAACAAGCTTTCCATTCCATTAGATAGCTCCGATAACGTAAAAAACACCAACGTATTTCGTAACCTGAAGCTTGCGACCCCGTCCGTCGTGTACACCGTTTTCGGCGAAGCTAGCGTTTTCGAAGGCACCTATCAATATGCCGTGAAGCAAGGTGAACAAATAGTTGACAAAGGCTTTGGTACAGCATCGAAAGGCGGCCCGGAATGGGGTGAATTCTCTCAGGAGATTGTCATTCCGCTGAGCAATCTATCTAAAAATAAGCCAAGCACCCTCGAACTGTTTGAAATCGATCAAGAAAGCGGCGAAATGAAAAATAAAATGGTGCTTCCATTGAAGTAA
- a CDS encoding DUF4179 domain-containing protein codes for MNLLDNKLDDYKQAYHDIEIPEELAAVTEQAIERGKLHRKRAKARTRWMKHAGVSAAAVFVLFTVSVNTMPAFASALENVPGLGQLVKILQFNKGSAGGGTPQDAVDVSFITVQKQGDQENIILNFTQDNEVQQNASSFHVSFTEYPNTMTFAVGGARRFSAVKDFEILKQSPYIEDAYEIISLDDSLVRFNVTFKEAIAYEVKEYKEPAQVVITISRKEVSPEKQQPVYSVRTASVPYGETLGAMEESLLVADSMRVLKDKQGGYFVEAGYYQTEAEAQEKMKQLKDEFGVVEPLFVEKREYFEVPGGIVAR; via the coding sequence GTGAATCTCTTGGATAACAAGCTGGACGATTATAAACAAGCCTATCACGATATTGAAATTCCCGAAGAGTTGGCGGCAGTCACCGAGCAAGCCATCGAACGTGGGAAGCTGCATCGAAAACGTGCGAAAGCAAGAACGCGTTGGATGAAGCACGCTGGCGTAAGCGCAGCGGCAGTCTTTGTTCTTTTTACAGTTAGCGTGAATACGATGCCCGCTTTTGCAAGCGCTTTGGAAAACGTACCCGGTCTGGGGCAGCTGGTGAAAATATTGCAATTCAATAAAGGCAGTGCAGGCGGCGGTACTCCTCAGGATGCCGTAGATGTTAGCTTCATTACGGTACAGAAGCAAGGAGATCAGGAAAACATCATCTTGAACTTTACCCAGGATAATGAGGTACAGCAGAACGCCAGCTCCTTCCACGTGAGTTTTACTGAATATCCGAATACGATGACCTTTGCTGTTGGTGGTGCGAGAAGATTTTCGGCTGTCAAAGATTTCGAGATATTGAAGCAAAGTCCGTATATCGAAGATGCCTATGAGATCATTTCATTGGACGATTCTCTCGTGCGGTTTAATGTGACTTTTAAGGAAGCGATAGCTTATGAAGTGAAAGAGTATAAGGAACCGGCACAGGTTGTGATTACGATTTCGCGAAAAGAAGTGTCGCCAGAAAAGCAGCAGCCTGTGTACTCGGTGCGCACTGCTTCCGTGCCGTATGGAGAGACGCTCGGGGCTATGGAGGAATCTCTGTTGGTCGCGGACAGTATGCGGGTTTTGAAGGACAAGCAAGGTGGATACTTTGTCGAGGCCGGGTATTATCAGACGGAAGCTGAGGCTCAGGAAAAAATGAAGCAGTTGAAGGATGAGTTTGGGGTTGTAGAGCCCTTGTTTGTGGAAAAGAGAGAGTATTTCGAGGTGCCTGGGGGGATTGTGGCGAGGTAG
- a CDS encoding MauE/DoxX family redox-associated membrane protein — protein MEELGLLFRLILAFLFLSTFVSKISDISTHLSIVRAYQIIPYSWSKSFTYLDLGLQAAVVISLLLGFFTTLGLSLAILLLGAYTLAISINLAKGREKISCGCGGMAGNHFLSWKLVLRNLVFISLAVYVGQWSGGWASVDHYLVSGSFEITNGVMAIFFSSVCISLLMAISGEISTFKHILRKRQG, from the coding sequence ATGGAGGAGCTTGGTTTGCTGTTTCGGCTGATTCTCGCCTTTTTATTTCTCAGCACGTTTGTCTCGAAAATAAGCGATATTAGCACGCATTTGTCCATTGTGCGAGCCTATCAGATCATACCTTATTCGTGGTCAAAAAGCTTTACGTATCTTGATCTGGGGTTGCAAGCCGCCGTAGTGATTTCCTTGCTGCTTGGTTTTTTTACAACGTTGGGACTGTCCCTGGCGATTTTGTTACTAGGGGCGTACACACTTGCGATCAGTATCAATCTAGCAAAAGGTAGAGAGAAGATTTCATGCGGATGCGGCGGAATGGCGGGAAACCATTTTTTATCGTGGAAGCTTGTTTTGCGTAACCTCGTATTCATCAGTCTAGCCGTCTATGTGGGGCAATGGAGCGGGGGCTGGGCGAGTGTTGACCATTATTTAGTGTCCGGCAGTTTCGAAATTACCAACGGAGTTATGGCTATCTTCTTTTCGAGTGTGTGCATCTCTCTTCTCATGGCTATTAGTGGAGAAATCAGTACGTTCAAACATATTTTGCGAAAAAGGCAGGGATGA
- a CDS encoding GerMN domain-containing protein encodes MKIRHIGKMTAVLGVSAVLLSGCGLFGPEKETISIDAPPQSEVSVDLPNGTPSPDAAKEGAQSVVQETGERMVYLQDANGYIVPVSMTLPKSEGPAKQVLSYMVKGGPVDSMLQGGFSAVLPKGTEVKGLVIKNGVATVDFSKDFKTYEEKDEKKIVDAVTRALTEFSNVKTVQIWVNGTPLTEMPAAKTPITLLDRNQGVNLELGDGAVPGDTSSVTVYFQGQLDDTRTYYVPVTRLVPETADIAKATVEELIKGPKQGSQLFSSLLRTTRVLNVKQEKDLVTVNLSSDILKYDDGKEASPEALQSLVLSLTETTGAKQVQLLVEGKPLASGEFTKPVSRPVQLNPIQM; translated from the coding sequence ATGAAGATAAGGCACATCGGGAAAATGACGGCCGTGCTGGGGGTTAGCGCAGTGCTTTTGTCGGGCTGCGGTCTCTTTGGCCCGGAAAAGGAAACGATTAGTATTGATGCACCGCCACAGTCAGAGGTATCAGTGGATTTGCCAAACGGCACGCCGTCCCCGGATGCTGCAAAAGAAGGTGCACAATCGGTCGTTCAGGAGACTGGAGAGAGAATGGTGTACTTGCAGGATGCTAACGGATATATCGTTCCTGTCTCGATGACTCTTCCGAAATCAGAAGGTCCTGCCAAACAAGTATTGAGCTACATGGTAAAAGGTGGTCCGGTAGACAGCATGCTCCAGGGTGGCTTCTCCGCTGTCTTGCCGAAAGGGACAGAAGTAAAAGGACTTGTCATCAAAAACGGCGTAGCCACTGTCGATTTTTCCAAAGACTTCAAAACGTACGAGGAGAAAGACGAGAAGAAAATTGTCGATGCAGTCACCCGGGCGTTGACGGAGTTTAGCAACGTCAAGACTGTGCAAATTTGGGTGAATGGAACGCCGTTGACGGAAATGCCAGCAGCCAAAACACCCATAACGCTATTAGACCGGAATCAAGGAGTCAATCTCGAACTGGGCGATGGGGCGGTACCAGGAGATACCTCCAGCGTAACGGTTTATTTCCAAGGACAGCTGGATGATACACGTACGTATTATGTCCCAGTCACTCGCCTGGTTCCTGAAACGGCTGACATCGCCAAGGCAACCGTTGAAGAGTTGATCAAAGGACCAAAACAAGGATCTCAGCTCTTTAGTTCCTTGCTGCGTACGACACGTGTTCTGAATGTGAAGCAGGAAAAAGATTTGGTGACGGTCAATTTGAGCAGTGACATCCTCAAGTATGACGATGGCAAGGAAGCGAGCCCAGAAGCCCTGCAATCGCTCGTCTTGTCATTGACAGAAACGACAGGAGCCAAGCAAGTGCAGCTGCTGGTGGAAGGAAAACCGCTAGCCAGTGGCGAGTTCACCAAGCCAGTGAGCCGCCCAGTTCAACTCAATCCCATACAGATGTAA
- a CDS encoding peptidylprolyl isomerase has protein sequence MKKLVSLAVVASIAIPLLSPTFVQQAAANAIHDYRNEVQVNQFRPHGGDKQEVNDFIASLVKQRSNPAEVAKLVADDSLTNFAMKTYMEGLAQYKNIQVIEAKVDKLYTVTKEDAYNNYRAIVKFKYVGYTPDNKAIEKTDYLGLARLGTDPVNWKAWGVIWQDSGIDVSDVKLFQLEKPRKGEEICVITTDSGVIKLRLFPNKAPKAVENFKTLAKKGQYNNMIFHRVINDFMIQAGDLKGPDGKELPSIYGESFEDEFSRDLFNFRGALSMGNAGPNTNSTHFYIVQSPKVDQEYLDLSALPLNAEAKYKEIGGRAYLDNRHTVFGHVFAGMEVVDKIAAQKTDENAKPIQNPIKVQKIEFVPYNE, from the coding sequence ATGAAGAAACTCGTATCTCTGGCAGTCGTTGCAAGTATTGCGATCCCGTTACTGAGTCCGACCTTTGTCCAACAGGCTGCTGCAAATGCTATTCATGATTATCGTAACGAAGTTCAGGTCAACCAGTTCCGCCCGCATGGGGGAGATAAGCAGGAAGTGAATGATTTCATAGCGTCCTTGGTGAAGCAACGATCCAATCCTGCTGAGGTAGCAAAGCTGGTAGCAGATGATTCCTTGACGAATTTTGCGATGAAAACCTATATGGAAGGATTGGCGCAATACAAGAACATTCAGGTGATCGAAGCAAAAGTAGACAAGCTGTACACCGTCACGAAGGAGGACGCTTATAATAACTACCGCGCGATTGTGAAATTCAAATACGTCGGGTATACCCCAGATAACAAGGCCATTGAAAAAACGGATTACCTCGGGTTGGCCAGACTGGGGACAGACCCGGTGAACTGGAAGGCGTGGGGTGTCATTTGGCAGGACTCTGGCATCGATGTGTCAGATGTGAAGCTGTTTCAGTTGGAGAAGCCACGCAAAGGCGAAGAAATATGCGTGATCACGACTGATTCAGGTGTGATCAAGCTGAGACTGTTCCCGAACAAAGCACCAAAAGCGGTGGAAAACTTTAAGACATTGGCGAAAAAAGGGCAGTACAACAATATGATTTTTCACCGTGTGATCAACGATTTCATGATTCAGGCGGGAGATTTGAAAGGGCCGGATGGCAAGGAGCTGCCGAGTATTTACGGCGAGTCGTTTGAAGACGAGTTTAGCCGGGATCTGTTCAACTTCAGAGGCGCGCTCAGTATGGGGAACGCTGGACCTAATACGAACAGCACCCATTTCTACATTGTACAAAGCCCCAAGGTAGATCAGGAGTATCTCGATTTGTCGGCGCTGCCTTTGAACGCAGAAGCGAAGTATAAAGAAATTGGCGGACGAGCTTACCTCGACAATCGCCACACTGTTTTTGGTCATGTATTTGCCGGGATGGAAGTGGTAGACAAGATCGCTGCCCAGAAAACAGATGAGAATGCGAAGCCCATCCAAAATCCGATCAAGGTGCAAAAAATCGAATTTGTCCCGTATAACGAATAA